Proteins from a single region of Planctomycetota bacterium:
- the rsfS gene encoding ribosome silencing factor produces MVSETRSEELHEVATSEPEQEQLQQVRSDRIERAIAFAKEAAKLCADLKCRDVRVLDVSKVSPVTDVLVLATGASPRQMRAVAEQVVEAAEPYDLSPMSSFKRSEADDRWIALDLIDVVVHLFDEEARGFYDLDGLWGDTPEVKWFEHEVAGSAAPSS; encoded by the coding sequence ATGGTTTCAGAGACGCGGAGCGAGGAACTGCACGAAGTCGCCACATCCGAACCCGAACAGGAGCAGCTGCAGCAGGTGCGGTCCGACCGCATCGAGCGGGCCATCGCCTTCGCCAAGGAGGCGGCGAAGCTGTGCGCGGATCTGAAGTGCCGCGATGTCCGCGTGCTCGACGTCAGCAAGGTTTCGCCCGTGACCGACGTGTTGGTCCTGGCCACCGGCGCTAGCCCGCGTCAGATGCGGGCGGTGGCCGAGCAAGTGGTCGAGGCGGCCGAGCCGTACGACCTGTCGCCGATGAGCTCGTTCAAGCGCAGCGAGGCCGACGACCGCTGGATCGCGCTCGACCTGATCGACGTGGTCGTCCACCTCTTCGACGAAGAGGCCCGCGGCTTCTACGACCTCGACGGCCTCTGGGGCGACACGCCCGAAGTGAAGTGGTTCGAGCACGAAGTGGCCGGGTCGGCCGCTCCGTCATCCTGA
- the atpG gene encoding ATP synthase F1 subunit gamma, which yields MAKARAILKRRKAVKNIRKITKTMQMIATAKFQKSLKRATGTKPYTAKIRELVEELAATVGNVEHPLLKRVTPDNKVGRIALVVLTSDRGLAGAYNGSVLRAADRFLRGCDNANSEVDLHIAGKKGVAYFKFQGREMDDQIVIGDEPTSEKVRPLAERLISDFCEGRVDAVYVAYMNFISTGVQRPEVSALLPLSGVKELVDDLAQQAAERDAQIAAGMLDATNVGDVDASAEEVVTTGEVEYDFSPSAEELLGELLPLTVKSAFLQCFLDATTSEHVARMVAMKSATDNADKMGKALQLQYNRARQSQITTELSEIMGGVEAMG from the coding sequence ATGGCCAAGGCACGCGCGATCCTCAAACGCCGCAAGGCGGTCAAGAACATCCGCAAGATCACCAAGACCATGCAGATGATCGCGACGGCCAAGTTCCAGAAGTCGCTCAAGCGCGCCACCGGAACCAAGCCCTACACCGCCAAGATTCGCGAACTCGTCGAAGAGCTCGCCGCCACCGTTGGCAACGTCGAGCACCCGCTCCTGAAGCGCGTCACCCCGGACAACAAGGTCGGCCGAATCGCTCTGGTCGTCCTCACGAGCGATCGCGGCCTTGCCGGGGCGTATAACGGTAGCGTTCTCCGTGCAGCGGATCGTTTCCTGCGTGGTTGTGACAACGCCAACAGCGAGGTCGACCTCCATATCGCCGGCAAGAAGGGCGTGGCCTACTTCAAGTTTCAGGGCCGGGAGATGGACGACCAGATCGTCATCGGCGACGAGCCGACGAGCGAGAAGGTTCGCCCGCTGGCCGAGCGGCTGATCAGCGACTTTTGCGAGGGCCGGGTCGACGCGGTCTACGTCGCGTACATGAACTTCATCAGCACCGGCGTGCAACGGCCGGAGGTCTCGGCACTACTTCCGCTGAGCGGCGTGAAGGAACTCGTGGACGACCTCGCTCAACAGGCGGCCGAACGCGACGCCCAGATCGCCGCTGGCATGCTCGACGCGACCAACGTCGGCGACGTCGATGCCTCGGCAGAGGAAGTCGTCACCACGGGCGAGGTCGAGTACGACTTCAGTCCGTCTGCCGAAGAGTTGCTCGGCGAACTGCTGCCGCTGACGGTCAAGAGTGCGTTCCTGCAGTGCTTCCTCGACGCCACCACCAGCGAGCACGTCGCTCGGATGGTCGCCATGAAGAGCGCCACCGACAACGCCGACAAGATGGGTAAGGCTCTCCAACTTCAGTACAACCGCGCCCGCCAGAGCCAGATCACCACCGAGCTGTCCGAAATCATGGGCGGCGTCGAGGCGATGGGCTGA
- a CDS encoding iron ABC transporter permease, producing the protein MQALSATRLAGLWLGGVVVIVLVIALGVLVGTTSVGWPSGWVLEYRLGRSCLAAFVGIALATAGVGYQAVLRNPLAEPYLLGVSGGAALAVFAWSLPGVVLGGWLATVGREVAGFVGGMAAVAMVLTLAGVRGRLDPSRLLLVGVVVGIFAGGLFALLVQLTREPSGGAMSFLFGRIGDPTTGELVRLTIVTAVLVATLALLSGPAAMLAAGEEEARASGVRVDASRWAIVIVASLLASTATAASGPIGFVGLMAPHLARLVVGVDVRRVLPTAAAIGAGLLVLSDALGRLSAMLLGSEIAAGVVTNLIGGPFFLLLLSRTTRRTGR; encoded by the coding sequence GTGCAGGCACTTTCGGCGACACGATTGGCTGGGCTGTGGCTCGGCGGTGTCGTGGTCATTGTGCTCGTCATCGCATTGGGCGTGCTCGTCGGGACGACGTCGGTCGGTTGGCCGAGTGGTTGGGTACTCGAATACCGGCTGGGGCGATCGTGCCTTGCAGCGTTCGTCGGCATCGCGTTGGCAACAGCCGGCGTGGGATATCAGGCCGTTCTGCGGAATCCGTTGGCCGAGCCGTACCTGCTGGGCGTGAGCGGTGGGGCAGCGCTGGCGGTGTTCGCGTGGTCGCTGCCGGGCGTCGTCCTCGGCGGTTGGCTCGCGACGGTCGGCCGTGAGGTCGCCGGCTTCGTCGGCGGGATGGCGGCGGTGGCGATGGTGCTGACGTTGGCCGGCGTACGGGGGCGACTCGACCCGAGCCGACTGCTGCTGGTCGGCGTCGTCGTCGGCATCTTCGCGGGCGGGCTGTTCGCACTGCTCGTCCAGCTGACCCGTGAGCCGAGCGGCGGCGCGATGTCGTTCCTCTTCGGCCGCATCGGCGATCCGACCACCGGCGAGCTCGTGCGCCTCACCATCGTCACGGCGGTGCTCGTCGCGACGCTCGCACTGCTGTCCGGCCCTGCCGCGATGCTCGCCGCGGGTGAGGAAGAGGCGCGGGCGTCCGGCGTGCGGGTCGACGCGTCGCGCTGGGCGATTGTCATCGTCGCCAGCTTGCTCGCCTCGACCGCGACCGCCGCCAGTGGGCCGATCGGATTCGTCGGGCTGATGGCGCCGCACCTGGCGCGCCTCGTCGTCGGCGTCGACGTGCGACGCGTCCTGCCGACCGCCGCGGCGATCGGGGCCGGGCTGCTGGTTTTGAGCGACGCCCTGGGCCGGTTGTCGGCGATGCTGCTCGGCTCCGAGATCGCGGCAGGTGTCGTGACGAACCTCATCGGCGGGCCGTTCTTTCTCCTGCTGCTGTCCCGCACGACGAGGAGGACCGGCCGATGA
- a CDS encoding ABC transporter ATP-binding protein translates to MTQLLQADNVHVEFDGRRVVDGVSLQLDSGEIVALVGPNGAGKSTLLRAVRFGLGSGDVAWFGKPLADWPGRRLARQIGWLAQEPAFEPRQRVVDCLAGGRAAHWGPFGVESSADRQAVADVADRLSLKPWLQRPVDELSGGERRRVLLGRTLVQIETSDEAAVLLDEPDAFLDLVRVAELAATLRDQASRGRGVLLASHDLNLAAAVADRVVLMASGRVVASGEPSDVLCADQLQEAYGDAAEVHAVDGRRVVIPRLPPSS, encoded by the coding sequence ATGACGCAGCTGCTGCAGGCTGACAACGTCCACGTCGAGTTCGACGGCCGCCGCGTCGTCGACGGCGTGTCGCTGCAACTCGACTCGGGCGAGATCGTCGCGCTCGTCGGACCCAACGGTGCGGGCAAGAGCACGCTGCTGCGGGCCGTGCGATTCGGCCTCGGCAGTGGTGACGTCGCGTGGTTCGGCAAGCCGCTCGCTGACTGGCCGGGCCGGCGGCTCGCCCGGCAGATCGGCTGGCTCGCCCAGGAGCCTGCGTTCGAACCGCGGCAACGCGTCGTCGACTGCCTCGCCGGGGGACGAGCGGCCCACTGGGGTCCATTCGGCGTCGAGTCATCCGCTGACCGACAGGCCGTCGCCGACGTGGCTGATCGACTGTCGCTCAAGCCGTGGCTGCAGCGTCCTGTCGACGAACTCAGCGGCGGCGAGCGTCGACGTGTGCTGCTGGGCCGGACGCTCGTCCAGATCGAAACGTCCGACGAGGCGGCGGTGCTGCTGGACGAGCCGGATGCGTTCCTCGATCTCGTCCGCGTCGCCGAGCTCGCAGCGACGCTGCGCGACCAGGCGTCCCGCGGCCGTGGCGTCTTGCTGGCCAGCCACGATCTCAACCTCGCCGCCGCGGTTGCGGATCGCGTCGTGCTCATGGCAAGCGGCCGCGTCGTCGCTTCCGGCGAGCCGTCGGACGTGCTGTGCGCCGACCAGCTCCAGGAGGCGTACGGCGACGCCGCGGAAGTGCATGCAGTGGACGGAAGACGCGTCGTCATCCCGCGGCTCCCTCCGTCATCCTGA
- a CDS encoding serine O-acetyltransferase, giving the protein MSRPALDERLDAATKTLVESIRQSPKLHRLGEGFLPNRETVHQSVATMLQLVFPGYFGRQGLTDAELPYHVGGLVNRLMDELFEPVRYCLRFREHAGDCEETAQRCDAEAERVVAVFVDRLPAVRALCAKDVDAHFAGDPAAGSTEEIIFSYPGLLAVTVQRLAHELYKLDVPLLPRIMTEFAHARTGIDIHPGASLGEALFIDHGTGVVVGETCVIGQRCKIYQGVTLGALAPAKGQELRGVRRHPRIGDDVVLYAGATILGGETEIGDRSTVGGNVFLTQSVPPDTRVVAEAPRLKYRNGQTTRESETVPLDFQI; this is encoded by the coding sequence ATGTCACGCCCGGCATTAGACGAGCGACTCGACGCCGCGACAAAGACGCTCGTCGAGAGCATCCGGCAGTCGCCCAAGCTGCACCGGCTGGGCGAGGGCTTCCTGCCGAACCGTGAGACGGTCCACCAGTCCGTCGCGACGATGCTCCAGCTCGTCTTCCCCGGCTACTTCGGCCGGCAGGGGCTGACCGATGCCGAGCTCCCGTACCACGTCGGCGGCCTCGTTAACCGCCTGATGGACGAGCTGTTCGAGCCGGTCCGCTACTGCCTGCGGTTCCGCGAGCACGCCGGCGACTGCGAGGAGACGGCCCAACGCTGCGACGCCGAGGCCGAGCGCGTCGTCGCGGTCTTCGTCGATCGCCTGCCGGCCGTGCGGGCACTGTGCGCGAAAGACGTCGACGCCCACTTCGCCGGCGACCCGGCCGCAGGCAGCACCGAGGAGATCATCTTCAGCTACCCCGGCCTGCTCGCGGTCACGGTGCAGCGGCTGGCTCATGAGTTGTACAAGCTCGACGTGCCGCTATTGCCGCGGATCATGACCGAGTTCGCCCACGCTCGCACCGGCATCGACATCCACCCGGGCGCGTCGCTTGGGGAGGCGCTGTTCATCGACCACGGCACCGGCGTCGTCGTCGGCGAGACGTGCGTCATCGGGCAGCGGTGCAAGATCTACCAGGGCGTCACGCTCGGAGCCCTCGCGCCGGCCAAGGGCCAGGAGCTTCGCGGCGTGCGTCGGCATCCTCGCATCGGCGACGACGTCGTCCTCTACGCCGGGGCCACCATCCTCGGCGGCGAGACGGAGATCGGCGATCGCTCCACGGTCGGCGGCAACGTCTTCCTCACGCAGAGCGTCCCACCCGACACCCGCGTCGTCGCTGAGGCTCCGCGTCTCAAGTACCGCAACGGGCAGACGACCCGCGAGAGCGAGACCGTGCCGCTCGACTTTCAGATTTGA
- a CDS encoding BatA domain-containing protein, with amino-acid sequence MGFASPLWFLGLLPIVAAIWFVRRGDGGRVVVPATRFWKGLSTESSGTTDRRPPWRAIWLLLAAAFAILAAAGPQIRRAQNVTMPPQTTPTEDVALLQAFASDRGLRLVIDAQVESPTSVEVVAGDVVETLTIEPGLSHHRLPPSGAESVSLRIADGQSDNNTALIVRGDDRPRLGRGLDLPSSLLRFADAFEALKPPSDRTVVLAITPNRDTRWPTISLATVDSEATFPITIADFEPAFGVRWDRLNDLQLTSEPLPERDEVVVSDATGRPMVAVDRRKRHVWIGFRSEEFTKTGDFVRFWADMITWADEQPVVRRQIGLDTEAVAAGELFRSSAVRTDARPVALLLALVATLLAGATGARRGV; translated from the coding sequence GTGGGTTTCGCGTCGCCGCTGTGGTTCCTCGGATTGCTGCCGATCGTTGCGGCGATTTGGTTTGTTCGTCGAGGTGATGGCGGCCGCGTGGTGGTGCCGGCGACGCGCTTTTGGAAAGGGCTGTCGACCGAATCGTCTGGTACGACCGATCGCCGTCCTCCGTGGCGTGCGATCTGGCTGCTGCTCGCCGCGGCCTTCGCCATCCTCGCCGCAGCTGGGCCGCAGATCAGGCGAGCGCAAAACGTGACGATGCCGCCACAGACAACACCGACCGAGGACGTTGCCCTGCTGCAGGCGTTTGCCAGCGATCGCGGCCTGCGACTGGTCATCGATGCGCAGGTCGAGTCCCCGACGTCTGTCGAGGTCGTGGCTGGCGATGTTGTTGAAACGCTCACGATCGAGCCGGGCCTGTCACATCACCGCCTGCCACCGTCGGGCGCGGAGTCGGTTTCGCTGCGAATCGCGGACGGGCAGAGCGACAACAACACGGCCCTGATCGTCCGCGGCGACGACAGGCCACGCCTCGGCCGGGGGCTCGACCTTCCGTCGTCCCTGCTTCGTTTCGCCGACGCGTTCGAAGCGTTGAAACCGCCGTCCGACCGAACGGTCGTCCTGGCCATTACGCCGAATCGTGACACCCGATGGCCGACGATCAGCCTCGCGACTGTCGATTCCGAAGCGACATTCCCGATCACGATCGCCGATTTCGAGCCCGCATTCGGCGTCCGGTGGGATCGCCTGAACGATCTTCAATTGACGAGCGAACCGCTGCCCGAGCGCGACGAGGTGGTCGTATCCGACGCGACAGGCCGGCCGATGGTGGCGGTCGACCGCCGAAAACGTCACGTGTGGATCGGCTTCCGGAGCGAAGAGTTCACAAAAACCGGTGATTTCGTCCGCTTCTGGGCCGACATGATCACCTGGGCCGACGAGCAGCCGGTGGTGCGACGTCAGATTGGCCTAGACACCGAAGCCGTCGCGGCGGGCGAGCTGTTCAGGTCGAGCGCCGTTCGGACCGATGCACGACCAGTGGCTCTGCTTCTGGCGCTCGTGGCGACACTACTCGCCGGGGCGACGGGAGCACGACGGGGCGTTTGA